A segment of the Moorena sp. SIOASIH genome:
ATCTGCTGAATCGAATCGATGTGGCCAGATTCGTGCTGTGCGTCGCTTGGCAATTCGCGAAAACTTAGATAGTGATAATCTGGCTACCCTAGAATATAAGTACTGTGGACACAGTAACCGACGTTCATCAAGTATTCAGTCACCACGAAATTCCTCTCAAAATTGCTTCGACCTGACCGTAATGGCACAACTAGCCCGGATCACACAAGAGAGAAGAAGGCTTGTGCGTATGGTTGAAGGTTTACAGGAAGTTACCTGCGAACGTCCTAGGCAAGGTCGGAGGTCTTCGTTAAACTGGCAAAATGGGCAAACAGCCAAATTGGGGTCAAATTGGTATTATCCCAACGGTCAGACTGCCAAATTGGGGTCAAGTTGGTATTATCCCAACGGTCAGACTGCTAAATTCGGATCAGCTTGGAACTATCCCAATGGCCAAACTGCGAAATTGGGTTCAATTTGGCATAATCCTAGGGGCAGAGCTACTTCAGCTGATCGTTTACTGAAGCGGGCTTGTCGTATAGTTGGCACCACAGAATGCGATCGCATCCTCACAGACATCAACCGCTCTGACCGGAACCGCTCTGACCGGAACCGCTCTGACCGGAACCGCTCTGACCGGAACCGCAGGAACGATTTCTGGCGGGATTTGGCAATCATACAAATTTCTTGGCAGGCTTACCAGAGTAGGTAATTAAGCCTCAGGGGGTAACAAGCAGCCTTTTTAGCTCTTAAGGGTGTGGAGCCCCAGCTTGGCTCTGGGTTTGGGGTGTAGTGAATAATTGGAGCCGTAATTCAAACCCTAGACTACATTTATTGACTTGAAATTAGCCTAGGCATTCGTTTATGATTACCTGTCATTGTTTACTGATAATTTTTTAGCCAAGTTGGGAGCTTAATAGACCTAGACAGCGGTTCGCCCAGTAAGCATTCAGTGGTCAGCGGTCAGCGGTCAGCAGTCAGTGGTCAGCTATCATGGTTATTTTATTCAAAAGCACCTCAACTAGCGTGGCACAGGCTTCTAGCGTGGCACAGGCTTCGACGCATCGGACCTAACCCATAAGCTGATAGCTGATAGCTGATGACTGATAGCTGATAGCTGATAACTGATAGCTGATGGCTGATAGCTGATAACTGATAGCTGATCGCTTACTTACTTAAGATGTAAGATTGCTATAGGCCCTATGGCCATGTGTGTGAGGATTTCTCTAAATGCGAGTCTTATTACTGTATCCGCTATTTCCGAAAACGTTTTGGTCTTATGACAAAATTCTTGAATTAGTTAATCGCAAAGTTTTATTGCCACCCTTAGGTCTAATTACTGTTGCTGCATTATTACCTCAAGACTGGGAATTTAAACTTGTTGACCGCAATATCCGAGACGTAACCGAAGCAGAATTTGAATGGGCAGAGCTGGTGATAATCTCAGCGATGATTGTCCAAAAAACTGATGCCCTAAACCAAATTAAAGAAGCCAAACGACGTGGTAAATTAGTAGCATTTGGGGGACCTTATCCTACCTCTTTACCCGAAGAAGGAAAGAAAGCAGGGGTGGATTTTCTCATCCTAGATGAAGGAGAAATCACCCTACCGATGTTTGTAGAAGCTTTACAGCGAGGGGAAACTAGTGGAACCTTTCGCACTACAGAGAAACCCGATGTCACTCAAACCCCGATTCCCCGCTATGATTTGTTAGAACTTGGTGCCTATGATTCAATGTCAGTGCAGTTTTCGCGGGGATGTCCTTTTCAGTGCGAATTTTGTGACATAATTATTCTCTATGGCCGCAAACCGAGAACAAAGGAACCAGCCCAGCTTCTCAAAGAATTGGATTATCTCTATGACTTAGGCTGGCGGCGTGGTATCTTTATGGTGGATGACAATTTTATTGGGAATAAGCGTAACGTTAAGCTACTGCTGAAAGAGCTAAAAGTATGGCAGAAGGAGCATCACTATCCCTTCCGATTTAATACTGAGGCATCTGTAGACCTAGCTGCGGATTCAGAATTGATGGAATTGATGGTAGAGTCTAACTTTGATGCTGTATTTTTAGGAATTGAGACACCGGACGAAGAAAGCCTTAAACTAACCAAAAAATTCCAAAACACTCGCAGCTCTCTAAGCGATGATGTAGACAAAATAATTCGCGCAGGCTTGCGACCAATGGCAGGGTTTATTATTGGTTTTGATGGAGAGAAAGAAGGAGCCGGTTCCCGTATTATTAGTTTTGTTGAACAGGCTGCTATCCCTACAGCAATGTTTGGCATGTTACAGGCTTTACCCAATACTGCTCTGTGGAATCGCTTAGAAAAAGAAGGGCGTTTGCGAGATAACACTAAAAAAGATATCAATCAAACCACCCTAATGAACTTTGTTCCTACTCGTCCCATTGAGGAGATTGGTAAAGAATACATAGAAGCATTCTGGACGCTATACGACCCTGAGCGCTATATAGACCGTGCCTATCAATGTTTTTTAAAGCTTGGCCCCCCTAAATGCAAAGCCCCATTCAAAATGCCGGATTTGGTAGATTTGAAAGCTCTGGCGACTGTAATTTGGCGTCAAGGGTTTAAGCGCAGTACTCGCTGGAAATTCTGGCATCATTTATTTGGTATTTTCAGGCACAATCCAGCTGTGTGGGAACATTACCTAACTCTATGCGCTCACAACGAACACTTTCTTGAATATCGTCAAATTGTCCGGGATGAAATTGAAAGACAGTTAGTTGATACTAATCCTAAGTTGATGGATAAAAAATTAATAGAGATATAGCAATTATCAGCAACGTTTGAGCGACCTTGCTTATCCTTTTAAGGCAATAGGCAATAGGCATGCTAGCAATAGGCAATAGCAAAGAGGGTTTTAAGCGATGCAGTGCTAAAACCCTCTCCCTCTACTCCCTACTCCCTACTCCCTACTCCCTACTCCCTACTCCCTACTCCCTACTCCCTACTCCCTACTCCCTACTCCCTAAAACCCCAAGGGCGAGGTAGATGACCGGATTATAATATCGGCTTGATACTTAAATCTCTCAAGGTGAAGGTGAAGTCCAGTTTTTTGGTTGTGCTAATAAATTCAATGATGACTTCAGTAGCAACTGCTGTAGTCATCAGCACTAAATTCCGAGCTAATGGATAATCACAAACATCATCATTAACTGGGGAAGGGACTCGATAATTGTCATTCCAAATTATCTCACTGTAGTCTTCTGCTAACCCAACATGAAGACAAGGAGTTTGGGAACTATCACAGTAATCTTTTACGGCTTGACGAGCGACACTGTTATCAAAGGTGTCAATGACTAAAGTAGAATTATTCAGTAATTGTTTGGTATTACCTGTGGTTAATTCCTTGACCTTAGCCTCCAATTTTACCCCAACCGCTTGGTAGAGAGAATTGGCAAGGATTTTGGCTTTATGGGCACCAATATCAGAGCGGTAGTAGGGTTGGGTAGAAAGATTGCGCTCTTCAATGCGATCGCAATCAATCACCTTTAGCTTTCCAAACCCTGAACGAGCCAAATTTTCGGTAATATTGGCTCCAAGTGCTCCTGCACCACACACGGTCACGGGGTAGTCACGTAACTGCGCCATGACTTGGGAGGTACGGTAGAGTTGTTCGTGGAAAAAAATTGACATCATCCTAATCCCAATTATCTCGTGCCTCGATCACGCCAACCAAGGACTGTAAATCAAAATCGCGATCGCGTCCACTTAGACAAATCCCGGAACTGATTACAGTCAGATCCTGTTTAGATATCGCTGATGTGTGGTGTTCACCGTCAGCAGTGCTCCACTGCACCTGCCAGAATTCTCCCCGGTCATGGAACTGTTGGAGTGCTCCCCCACCCATTTCCAAAGCTTGCTCCAGCCGTTTCTGTTCCTGTTGATGCTGCCTTTTACTTTTAAAGTCTTTAGTCTGTTGTCTTGCCAAGTCATAAACTATTCTCATTTCTGGTGTCACCCCCTTGAAATCCAGTTCTTCAGGTGATGTTACTTGCTTTAACTGCTCTGTGAGTTGTTCTGCTAGTAAAGGATCTCCCTTACGGTCAAGCTGCTGAAACCACCAAGCTTTACCATCCCCACGAGCCACCACTTGTTCAAAAGCTACC
Coding sequences within it:
- a CDS encoding B12-binding domain-containing radical SAM protein: MRVLLLYPLFPKTFWSYDKILELVNRKVLLPPLGLITVAALLPQDWEFKLVDRNIRDVTEAEFEWAELVIISAMIVQKTDALNQIKEAKRRGKLVAFGGPYPTSLPEEGKKAGVDFLILDEGEITLPMFVEALQRGETSGTFRTTEKPDVTQTPIPRYDLLELGAYDSMSVQFSRGCPFQCEFCDIIILYGRKPRTKEPAQLLKELDYLYDLGWRRGIFMVDDNFIGNKRNVKLLLKELKVWQKEHHYPFRFNTEASVDLAADSELMELMVESNFDAVFLGIETPDEESLKLTKKFQNTRSSLSDDVDKIIRAGLRPMAGFIIGFDGEKEGAGSRIISFVEQAAIPTAMFGMLQALPNTALWNRLEKEGRLRDNTKKDINQTTLMNFVPTRPIEEIGKEYIEAFWTLYDPERYIDRAYQCFLKLGPPKCKAPFKMPDLVDLKALATVIWRQGFKRSTRWKFWHHLFGIFRHNPAVWEHYLTLCAHNEHFLEYRQIVRDEIERQLVDTNPKLMDKKLIEI
- a CDS encoding ThiF family adenylyltransferase; translation: MSIFFHEQLYRTSQVMAQLRDYPVTVCGAGALGANITENLARSGFGKLKVIDCDRIEERNLSTQPYYRSDIGAHKAKILANSLYQAVGVKLEAKVKELTTGNTKQLLNNSTLVIDTFDNSVARQAVKDYCDSSQTPCLHVGLAEDYSEIIWNDNYRVPSPVNDDVCDYPLARNLVLMTTAVATEVIIEFISTTKKLDFTFTLRDLSIKPIL